The genomic interval AGGGGCAGCTGCAGAGATTGTGTTAGTCAGGGAAGCGCTTCCCTtgtccccactccccacaccCAAACCCAGCATTCCCACCCACCAGACTCTACCTTGTGCTTGAGGAAGCCAAGCCACATCTCCTGGAAAGCTTTCTTGTGCTCCTGTAACGGGACCAGGTGGTACATGTATCCTGACACACCCAGCCCCTCCTGGCCCTTTCGGACCTTTTACCCTGGCAGCCCTAGGGCAATCTGCAATGCCATGTCTCAGCCAGCACAAGGAGAGATGAGGTACACAGAGGTTAGGGACTGGGTCTGAAGCTGGTCATAGCGACACACATAAGGGGCATCGCTTGAGAGAGTAGAGTACATACGTTGCCTGTAATCTACCCAGAGAGAAGCCTATGCTAAGAAAGGTCCAAAGGGGCACCTCTTGAGACAGTGGAGTACATGCATTGTCTGTATCTACCCAGAGAGGAGAAGACTATGTCAAGGAAATCCTCAAGTCTAAAAGCATCTCACCTTCAAGTGAACGACCTTCCACTTGTCTGATGTCTCTGTAATTACAGCAAAGATAGGTCATCAACTTATAAGACAGCGGCTAGCCAGACTGATAGACTGGGACTCTGTTCAGCAGCCTATCTACGAGGGGGCAGGCTCCTGTGGGCCTTAACGTGCCCAGAACTCACGTGCATGCTTCACATAGAAGTTGGTGAGTTCACACTCTTGGAGGGGTAGGCTCACAGCAGACAGCAATGTGAAGGCATTGTTCCAGAGGGTGAGGGACACCTGTAGGAAGCCTCGCCTAAGCAGCTGGCCAGGCTGCTgccacctgcctgcctccctgaggAGCTAGGACACAGGGTGGTGATGAGACCCAGTTGTTTACCTCAGGTTGCTGGCTGGTGGCCCGGGCCATGATGCTAGTGGCCACCTGCATTGTGTGGTACCGGATGTCATCATATTCCAAGTACTCACAGAAATGGGAGATAAGCAGGCTGTGGTCGTCCTCTGGTGTGAGCAGGCCTCCTACCACTGCCTGGGGACAGAGATAGGGTGAATGACCTTGTCTCACAGAGTGGTCCTAGCATGGTCAAGGAGAATGGCGCAAGCCCCATACCACCAAGTTGTCTGCCATTTCCTCTTCAACTGACAAGACAGGAATAATCCCCCCAGCTATCTGTTCAGTCTGCTGGCTCATGGGATGGCCTTAGGCGGTGGCCACCACGGTCCTCCAGGTCCCACCAAGGCCTCACCCTGAAGAGTGTGCGGGGGAAGAGGTAGTGGCTTTCCCACTGAGGCTTCTCCAGTGGTTTTGCTCCTTCCAGCTGCACAAACTTCATGAGTGTCTTGAGGGCCAGTTCCTGGGATGCAGAGAAGAGTGAGCGTGAGGCCTCCACCCTTCAGGAGGCCCCCAAAGCTCCTCTAGCCTCAGGGAGGAGCTCTCACAACCAAGCTTAGGACCGGGCCAAAAACCAGGAGAGAAAGGAGGCCAGACCCCAGCTTATCTCGCTCCATGTTACATGTGTGTGCCGATGGTGACCTGGGATAGAACTCTTAACAGAACTTGGCTTGAGGCATGTACACAGGGTGGGCCTGCAGGGGAGGCCACCTAACTATTCCCTTGTCCCCCCCAGTTTTGGAGGTGCCTCAACAAATGTGACAATGTACAAAGCAGATCTGCTGCCTGGAACTAGGGTTACAGACTCCATGTCTTTAGGTCCGGATGATTCACAGCACACAGTGGAAAAGAACAGCAATAAAGATGTCTAGGTAGAAGTCTCTCAGACAAGTGAAGGAAGAGATGCTCGCATCAAAGGCCTCTACCCCTGTGCTGTGAAGTACTTTAGAGATGAGAGGAAAAGCTGGGCTAAGGGCTTCAAGACTCACCTTGACCTGGAAGGTGGGATGGGCCAGGAGTTCCTCTAGGCGGTTACAGCAGCTGTGGTATCGATGTCTTATCCACACCTTGTATTTGTATGTGGCTCCCTGGGACCCTGGGGACAGAGTTAGGAGAGCTAACTCACACTCATATTTATGTGTGCCAAGCCTGACCAAGGTCCCAAACTCAGCCCCAATCTTCCGGCTGTTTCTCATCTTCACAGCTGTAAACTATTTAAGATGCCAGACCGGGGCTTGGGAAAGACGATTTCTGAGCCCTGCAAACTGGGAAGGGGGTATTGAAATGTAGTTCCTCTCGCTTTGCCTCAGAACCTGGGTCTCCCCACTAGGACAGAGACAGTATCAAACTCGGAAATGGCGCAAATAaaacatgggtgtgtgtgtgtgtgtgtgtgtgtgtgtgtgtgtgtgtgtgtgtgtgtgtgtgtgagagagagagagagagagagagagagagtgtgtgtgtgtgtgtgagtgagtgaaaaCGGCTACGTATACGGATTCACGCAGTCCTGGCAAGTATACGGATCTCAACTCGCTTCCTGAGCTACAATGAGTGACTGCGTCGTCCTCCCAGATCGCATGGTCTATGACAAGGCCCTGGCTCGGGGGTGCATCCTAAGTTGACAAGGCGTCCCACCGGAACTGCCTAGCGGAGAGTACCCCACGCCCTCCAGGTCACCCACCTGCCAGGGCCGTGTCTTCGCTCGGCAGCGAGCCCACGAACAGCTCTTCCCGCTCCAGCAAGGTACCGAAGAGTCGGCTGCACGTGCGCACTCCTTCCTCGATTTCCTCGGGCTCCTCGGACTGAACACGGGGAGGCCCCGACAAGGTGACGCTCGGCCCCGTCGCGACTCCCACTGACCTGGCCGCCCCCAGGTCCGCCCCTGCGGCTCACCTGAAGCACAGCCAAGATGTCGAACACCGCGTTCGCTTGGCCACGACTCGTCAGCACTGCCTCCAGGAGGCGGCCGAGCTCTTGCCTGGAGCTCGCCGAAGCTGGGTGCCGCTCCATGCCGCCGCCGCCGATGCTGCTCCCGGTTCCTGGAAACCGAAGTGTGCGCCGAGCGGAGTCGCGCCCGTGACGTCACCCGAGCCTCTAGGTCGCGGGGCGGCGTACGTCATCAAAGAGCGCCGGAGAGGAACCGCGGCGTGGGGCAGCTATGGCGCTGTTCCACATAGCGCGGTACGCGGGCCCAGAGGCCGCGGGGCAGGGGGATACGGACGCAGAGGCGGGCAGCCGGGCTCGAGTGCTGCTCGAGCGGCTGCAGAACAGAGCCCGTGAGCGACAGCAGCGGGAGCCGGAGCTCGAGACCACAGGAACGGCCGGGGAAGGGGAAGCGGCAGCAGCAGGCAAGCGGCGACGGCGGCCCCGACGGCGGCGTCGGGTGAGCGGCTCGGCGACTCCGAACTCGGAGGCTCCTAGGGCGAAGCGGCGGAAAGCGGACAAGGACGTGGACGCAGGTGGGCCGTGAGTGCGCAGTGTGGACGGGGCATGGAGGCTCTCTGTGCTGCTGGGTTGACATCCCCCTACGTTGTGCTGTGTCGCTCAGGGAGAGGTGAGGAGGCTCCGGAGGAGCTCAGTGCCGGCGCAGAGGACCCGGGTGCGAACCCTCAGGAGGATGTCCAGAGACCCCCGGCTCCAGGCCGGGTGCTGGGGGACTTTGCAAGAAGAAAGACGCCGAAGGTGAGTGAGCCTGTGCGCGGTTCTTTTTGTCCTCCCGGGACTCTTCAGTTCTtagccggggggtgggggggatttcGTTTTGTTACGTGACCTTAACTACTGAAAGTGGGAGGTATGCATGGGACACTCTTGAAACTGAAATCCAGACGGATAAGAACTTTTGGGATAAGCCCCGTGGCGTGCCTTGCTGTCCCTGTTGAAAGCAACATTTCTTGGTGCATGAAGACAGTTTGCTGGGTTGGTAGGCTTATAGGCAAAGTATCCAGATTGTGTTTAGTGCACTAGGATAGGGTGTCTGCTGGTCCGGGTGTCTTGTCCAAAGGTTGCCAGAGTGGGAGGTGGTGAAGGGTTGAAGAAAGACTGGTTAGGGTCTCTTAATGTTGTAGTTCCTGGTTTCTAATGACTCCACAAGCCTGGAGCCTTCTGGGGGACGTTTGCGCTGCTTCTTGCTTTCAGGTTCAGCCTTTCCTGCCAGCATGGTTGGCTAAGCCAAGCTGTGTCAAAAAGAGTGTCACCGAAGATCTCACTCCCATTGAGGACATCCCTGAGGTTCACCCTGACCTGCAGAAGCAGTTGAGAGCTAATGGCATCACTTCCTACTTTCCAGGTGCCTAAGCCTTGGACAAATGATGGGGTGAACTCCCCGAGGCAGCTTTCCCTGGGCTGTTAGAGCTGTAGTGTCAGGGTTGTGGTTTAGGGGTCCCCACTACACATCAGATCAGCGAGCTTCCATATTCTTGGGTTCAGGTCCTTGACAATTTTCCAGCCCTGGTGGCATCTTTGTCCGGGAGAATTCCTGGGTGAAATGGTATAACACGGCCTATACTTGACacactcctttccttctctccttccagtccaGGCAGCTGTGATTCCCGCCCTCCTCGAAAGTGCTGACCATGGGTTTCTCATAGGCAGAGGTGGCTACCAACCTAGTGACCTCTGCGTCTCTGCCCCAACGGGCAGTGGGAAAACACTGGCCTTTGTCATCCCCGTGGTACAGGTGAGTATGAGGGCAGATTCCCCGCTGTAGCACAACAGGGAGGGTCCCAGTGGCACAGATGGTCTCTGTCTCTGCAGGCCCTGTTGCATCGAGTGGTCTGCCACATCCGTGCACTGGTTGTACTTCCCACTAAGGAGCTGGCCCAACAGGTATTACAGCTCTGCGTCCAGAAGTCTGTATCCCCATCTCTAGTCGCCCTGCATATACATGCTACTTACCTCTTGACCTCCTGAGTCACACTCAAGGGTCTTTGCTTAGTCTGCCTTAGGCCAGTGACGGACTCCTTTTGCAGGTGAGCAAAGTATTCAACATCTACACAGACACCACGCCTCTGAGGGTTGCCTTGGTGACTGGACAGAAGTCGCTGGCTAAGGAGCAGGAGAGTCTTGTCCAGAAGACGTAGGTGTGCCAGGCGGTGGCCTCTTGAAGAGGTCATTCCTCAGCCCAGCTGGTGTCCTTTGGTTGGGGTGGTGTCCGTGCTTTACATGCGAGCTTGGCGTTAGATGGCCCCGGGAGGCGCTTCCTTCCTCTGAGTCTCTGTGGTTTGCAGAGCAGATGGTTTCCGTTGCCTGGCCGACATTGTGGTGGCCACACCTGGCCGCTTGGTGGACCACATTGACCAGACTCCAGGATTCAGCCTCCAGCAGCTCCGCTTCCTGGTAGGCCACCGTCTGGACATTGAGCCTCTAGCTGGGGTGATCTCGACAGGGAGTCTTCATCCAGCCCTGGCTCTTGTCTGCTATAGATCATTGATGAGGCTGACCGGATGATAGACAGCATGCACCAGTCCTGGCTGCCACGAGTGGTGGCGGCAGCCTTCTACAGTGAGGGCCCCACGGGTTCCTGTGCCCTGCTCCAGAGGACACAGCCCCAGGCTCTGACTGCTGCCAGGTACCCTGCCTTGCATGAGGGCCGGCTCCTCCAGGTGCTGCTCTCTTTCTCAGCTCCCTGGCTGGCCCTGTCTATAACAGGGATCGGGGTGGCACAAGGAAATCTGTCACCCTTACATGCCCTTCCTTTTCCAGCACCTGTGTCCCCCAGATGCCTCTGCAGAAGCTACTGTTCTCAGCCACACTGACCCAGGACCCCGAGAAGCTGCAGCGCCTTGGCCTCTACCAGCCACGGCTTTTCTCCACAAGGCTGGGACAACAAAGTCCTAAAGACACAGCTGAGGTGGATGAAAACTCGGGGAAGTACACCTTCCCCGTGGGGCTCACGGTGAGCAAGGAGGACCTGTGGAGCAGGCTAGGGTGTGGGGGCAGGCTGGTGCCTAGGTCCAGGGCTCCTGGCTAGCGCCTGCTGTCCATCTCCCACAGCATCACTATGTGCCGTGTAGACTCAGCTCGAAGCCACTCATTGTCTTACACCTGGTCCTCAGGATGAGCTGCTCAAGGGCTCTTTGCTTCACCAACTCCCGAGAAAACTCCCACAGGTAAGGTGAACTAAGGTGGGTGGAGCCAATGTACACTAGACTCTCGTAACACCTGGCTTCTATTTCTTCTCTGCCCAGGCTGTACCTATTAGCACAAGCTTTTGGGGGTGTGAGTGTGGCTGAATTCTCCTCCCGCTATGGGCCTGGCCAAAGGAAGAAAATCTTGAAGCAGTTTGAACAAGGAAAGATCCAGCTGTGAGTACCAGGGAAACAAGATAGGACCTACTCTATAGAGTTGGGTTGTCGTTGGGACCCCCTAGTTTCCGAGCAGCTGATTTCCAAGAGGGACTTGGAACTAACCCTGGCGGAGTAGGCACAGGGGTGGATGTTTGTTCCTGGCCCTCAGCCCTACTGCCTGTGTTTCATCAGCCTTATCAGCACAGATGCTACTGCTCGAGGCATTGATGTGCAGGGTGTGGAGCTGGTGATCAACTACGATGCCCCACAATATCTGAGGACCTATGTGCACAGGTAAGGGGTACTTGGCAGTGGCCATTGATAGGCCACATTACGGATTCTTGGTCATCCTATGTAGGATCACCCTGCATGATGGTCATGTACAGTATGGCCAAGAGAGGCACTGTCCTGTCAGGTCTCTGGGCCAGGAGCCACTGTCCAAAAACACTCGTGCTCGGTTTCAGGGTCGGGAGAACAGCTCGAGCCGGGAAAACTGGACAGGCATTCACACTTCTCTTGAAAGTGCAGGTAAGATTGTTTAGTTCTTAGCAGACGTCATGGGCAGAGCCAAGCTGCTACAGATGCCGGCCTGATCAGACTCCTTCCCATGAAACGCCTCCCTTCCAGGAAAGGAAGTTCCTTCAGATGGTGTCAGAAGCTGGGGTGCCTGAGCTGACACACCATGAGATCCCCAGGAAGCTCCTGCAGCCGCTGGTTGCTCGTTATGAGACAGCCTTGTCTCAGTTGGAGAAAACTGTCAAGGTGAGGCCTTCTGCAAGTGGAGGCTCTGCCCTCGAAATGCCATCACACACAGGAGAGGGAGGCAAGCAGGAAGCAGCCTCATGCCATGGGAGGTGCCTCCTTTAGCATGATGTCTGTTGTCTCTCAGGTGTAGGGCTAGGGGGCTGTAGCTAGCAGTAGGGATGAAATGGTGCAAAGCTCGTTTTCCCTCCACAggaggagcagaaactgaaggcagCCTAGATGAGAACAGGGCCCTGGAGGGAAGATCGTGCGAACAGAAGATAAGTTCCTTGGGGTTCCAGTGGAAACAACCCTTCTCCCCAGTGCCGTGGGCATCTGGTCGTCTTGGTTGATGCAGCCTAGATGGTGGCCTCGTCCTGAAAAGTAATGGCTCTCGGGTTGGACTGCTGGTGTCCAGTTGGTCTTGGGAAATAAGCTCAGGTGAAGCTGAAGGATGCCTTCTGGAGTGTGAGCAAACACTATGGTGACTGGACTGTGGTGATCAAAGTGCTTATACGTTAGCGTCTCCTGTCTACAGAGAAGCTATGGCGAGCCTGCCCCAGGCAAGTCACTGGAGCCCAAGAACAGGTTGGCAGCAGCCTTGAAGATACTTCCTTGGCTACTAGTCTTCAAGATTGTACTTTATAATTAGCCTCCCACCCATTTAAGTTCTTAAATGATGTGAGAGTCCTTCCCTGAATATATATAGTCAAGGAGAATTAGCGCTTACCTGTGCTTTTAAGAAGgcctgtttttaaaaagtcagtgtatcaaaaaagataaacattttcatttgtattcagaaaaaaataaatggatcACTTGAACCTATACAAATTCCCGATAGCTCCAACACAGCCACTTAACTACTCCTCTAACCCAGAACACCTAGGCACAGGCTACGGGTACTATCTTCAGGCCCTTGGAACTTGGATAAGGGGAAGCTTCCCACAGCTTTAACCAGGCCTCCCTCCCTTTTAAATTTCACATATATGagtgtttacctgcatgtatgtctgtatagcATATATGCCtagtgcccaaggaagccagaagtgtttgttggatcccctagaactggaactacaggcagttgtaagctggatcctctacaagagctttaattactgagccatctctgtgtcCCTGTCCAAGTCCTTTTTAAATCTGAAGCTACCACAGCCCTGGCTTCCCTTACTGGTGCCTTGTTCCAGTTGCCTTGGTTTTGCCTCTTCTGTGACCTTTCAGAACATGCATTGCCCTAGACCCAAGCTAGCATCACTTTCTTTCTCACAGGATCAGACCCTTCCCCTACACCCAGAGATCTCCCAAACACTGTCTGCCAAGATTAGGTTAGTAAGATCATGTGCTGGCTTTCTATCTGAATTGGTGATACTAAAAGGGATAGATGCTAGGATAGCTGACTGGGTGTTCACAGTGTTAGAACAAGCTTAATAACTTGTAATTAGACCAAACCGATATATAAAGTGCATGAGGATTGCAGTTATGAGGTTTGGTTcatgtgtgttgggcccaggaaATGTTTTTCCAAAGCTTGTTTTAAGGAAATGCCTGTTTT from Mus musculus strain C57BL/6J chromosome 5, GRCm38.p6 C57BL/6J carries:
- the Ddx51 gene encoding ATP-dependent RNA helicase DDX51; translated protein: MALFHIARYAGPEAAGQGDTDAEAGSRARVLLERLQNRARERQQREPELETTGTAGEGEAAAAGKRRRRPRRRRRVSGSATPNSEAPRAKRRKADKDVDAGRGEEAPEELSAGAEDPGANPQEDVQRPPAPGRVLGDFARRKTPKVQPFLPAWLAKPSCVKKSVTEDLTPIEDIPEVHPDLQKQLRANGITSYFPVQAAVIPALLESADHGFLIGRGGYQPSDLCVSAPTGSGKTLAFVIPVVQALLHRVVCHIRALVVLPTKELAQQVSKVFNIYTDTTPLRVALVTGQKSLAKEQESLVQKTADGFRCLADIVVATPGRLVDHIDQTPGFSLQQLRFLIIDEADRMIDSMHQSWLPRVVAAAFYSEGPTGSCALLQRTQPQALTAASTCVPQMPLQKLLFSATLTQDPEKLQRLGLYQPRLFSTRLGQQSPKDTAEVDENSGKYTFPVGLTHHYVPCRLSSKPLIVLHLVLRMSCSRALCFTNSRENSHRLYLLAQAFGGVSVAEFSSRYGPGQRKKILKQFEQGKIQLLISTDATARGIDVQGVELVINYDAPQYLRTYVHRVGRTARAGKTGQAFTLLLKVQERKFLQMVSEAGVPELTHHEIPRKLLQPLVARYETALSQLEKTVKEEQKLKAA
- the Noc4l gene encoding nucleolar complex protein 4 homolog, coding for MERHPASASSRQELGRLLEAVLTSRGQANAVFDILAVLQSEEPEEIEEGVRTCSRLFGTLLEREELFVGSLPSEDTALAGSQGATYKYKVWIRHRYHSCCNRLEELLAHPTFQVKELALKTLMKFVQLEGAKPLEKPQWESHYLFPRTLFRAVVGGLLTPEDDHSLLISHFCEYLEYDDIRYHTMQVATSIMARATSQQPEVSLTLWNNAFTLLSAVSLPLQECELTNFYVKHAQTSDKWKVVHLKEHKKAFQEMWLGFLKHKLPLSLYKKVLVAMHDSILPHLAQPTLMIDFLTSACDVGGAISLLALNGLFILIHKHNLEYPDFYQKLYGLLDPSIFHVKYRARFFHLADLFLSSSHLPAYLVAAFAKRLARLALTAPPEALLMVLPLICNLLRRHPACRVMVHRPQGPELDADPYDPTEKDPARSRALESCLWELQTLQQHYHPEVSKAASVINQVLSVPEVSIAPLLELTAYEIFEQDLKKKMPESVPLEFIPAKGLLGRQDDLCTQFFCLS